In Deinococcus maricopensis DSM 21211, one genomic interval encodes:
- the ppdK gene encoding pyruvate, phosphate dikinase — protein sequence MNHVYFFDEGQADWKDLLGGKGANLCEMTRLGLPVPPGFTITTDACRAYHTNNTVPDTLWDEVRTQLQRLERETAKRLGDAHDPLLVSVRSGAKFSMPGMMDTILNLGLNDHAVEGLAQQSGNPRFAYDAYRRLIQMYGDVVQNVPKHEFEEALDDLKDARGVQNDVDLTAADLRELVDTFKGLYRDGTGHDFPQDPWAQLQGAVLAVFQSWGNRRAVTYRRLNNIPDSLGTAVNVQAMVFGNLGDDSGTGVGFTRNPSTGDKEPFGEFLINAQGEDVVAGIRTPQPLSALERLLPEAHRQLIDTTQGLERHLRDLQDFEFTVERGKLYMLQTRNGKRTAQAAVKVAVDLANEGLITRQEAVTRVDPEALNQLLHPRLKPGHGTAPLTKGLPASPGAATGIVVFTADEAAELGETQDVILVTPETSPEDIHGLAAARGILTARGGMTSHAAVVARGMGKPAVVGAEALRIDRKAGTMAIGDTIVRRGDTLTLDGALGEIYAGAIPTEQPEVSGQLEDLLAWAAETARAGVRANADTPEDARRAREFGAVGIGLCRTEHMFFGEDRIRWVRQMILAHDEHEEQEALTHLLHAQREDFRGILDAMDGLPVTIRLLDPPLHEFLPSLEELAVRVAVAEARGEHTDAAHADRALLSRVRAMHETNPMMGLRGIRLGLTRPAITRMQVRAIAEATATLEREGRAPKPEIMIPLVGTADELAQARAQVEVVLEEVRAEQHATLDIPIGTMIEIPRACVTAGEIAQYADFFSFGTNDLTQLTFGYSRDDAQGKFIPQYLQAGILKHDPFATLDTEGVGALVRMAVQAGRRTNPNLKLGICGEHGGDPASVRFFHDVGLDYVSCSPFRVPIARLAAAQANVDAVQHTTR from the coding sequence ATGAACCACGTGTACTTCTTCGACGAGGGCCAGGCAGACTGGAAAGACCTGCTCGGCGGCAAAGGCGCCAACCTCTGCGAAATGACCCGCCTGGGACTTCCCGTCCCTCCAGGCTTCACCATCACCACCGACGCCTGCCGCGCCTACCACACCAACAACACCGTCCCCGACACCCTCTGGGACGAAGTGCGCACGCAACTTCAACGCCTGGAACGCGAAACCGCCAAGCGCCTCGGTGACGCCCACGACCCCCTGCTCGTCAGCGTCCGCTCCGGCGCGAAATTCAGCATGCCCGGCATGATGGACACCATCCTCAACCTCGGCCTGAATGACCACGCCGTCGAAGGCCTCGCGCAGCAGAGCGGCAACCCCCGCTTCGCGTACGACGCCTACCGCCGACTCATCCAGATGTACGGCGACGTCGTCCAGAACGTCCCCAAACACGAATTCGAGGAAGCCCTCGACGACCTCAAGGACGCCCGCGGCGTCCAGAACGACGTGGACCTCACCGCCGCCGACCTGCGTGAACTCGTCGACACCTTCAAAGGCCTCTACCGCGACGGCACCGGCCACGACTTCCCGCAGGACCCCTGGGCGCAACTCCAGGGCGCCGTCCTCGCCGTCTTCCAGTCGTGGGGCAACCGCCGCGCCGTCACGTACCGCCGCCTCAACAACATCCCCGACAGCCTCGGCACGGCCGTGAACGTCCAGGCCATGGTGTTCGGCAACCTCGGCGACGACTCCGGCACCGGCGTCGGCTTCACCCGCAACCCCTCCACCGGCGACAAAGAACCCTTCGGGGAGTTCCTGATCAACGCCCAGGGCGAGGACGTCGTCGCCGGCATCCGCACCCCCCAGCCGCTCAGCGCCCTCGAACGCCTCCTCCCGGAAGCGCACCGCCAGCTGATCGACACCACCCAGGGCCTCGAGCGGCACCTCCGTGACCTGCAGGACTTCGAGTTCACCGTCGAACGCGGCAAGCTCTACATGCTGCAGACGCGCAACGGCAAACGCACCGCACAGGCCGCCGTGAAAGTGGCGGTGGACCTCGCCAACGAAGGCCTCATCACCCGCCAGGAAGCCGTCACGCGCGTCGACCCCGAAGCCCTCAACCAGCTCCTGCACCCGCGCCTGAAACCCGGCCACGGCACCGCCCCCCTCACCAAGGGCCTGCCCGCCAGCCCCGGCGCCGCCACCGGCATCGTCGTCTTCACCGCCGACGAAGCCGCCGAACTCGGCGAAACGCAGGACGTCATCCTCGTCACACCCGAAACCAGCCCGGAAGACATTCACGGCCTCGCCGCCGCGCGCGGCATCCTCACCGCCCGCGGCGGCATGACCAGCCACGCCGCCGTCGTCGCCCGCGGCATGGGCAAACCCGCCGTCGTCGGCGCCGAAGCCCTCCGCATCGACCGCAAGGCCGGCACCATGGCCATCGGCGACACCATCGTCCGCCGCGGCGACACCCTCACGCTCGACGGCGCCCTCGGCGAAATCTACGCCGGCGCCATCCCCACCGAACAGCCGGAAGTCAGCGGCCAGCTCGAAGACCTACTCGCGTGGGCTGCCGAAACCGCCCGCGCCGGCGTGCGCGCCAACGCCGACACGCCCGAAGACGCCCGCCGCGCCCGCGAATTCGGCGCGGTCGGCATCGGCCTGTGCCGCACCGAACACATGTTCTTCGGCGAGGACCGCATCCGCTGGGTGCGCCAGATGATCCTCGCGCACGACGAACACGAAGAGCAGGAAGCCCTCACGCACCTCCTGCACGCCCAACGCGAGGACTTCCGCGGCATCCTCGACGCCATGGACGGCCTGCCCGTCACCATCCGCCTCCTCGACCCGCCCCTGCACGAATTCCTCCCCAGCCTGGAAGAACTCGCCGTGCGCGTCGCCGTCGCCGAAGCGCGCGGCGAACACACCGACGCCGCCCACGCGGACCGCGCGCTGCTCAGCCGCGTCCGCGCCATGCACGAAACGAACCCCATGATGGGCCTGCGCGGCATCCGCCTCGGCCTCACCCGCCCCGCCATCACCCGCATGCAGGTCCGCGCCATCGCCGAAGCGACCGCCACCCTCGAACGCGAAGGCCGCGCACCCAAACCCGAAATCATGATTCCCCTCGTCGGCACCGCCGACGAACTCGCCCAGGCGCGCGCGCAGGTCGAAGTCGTCCTCGAGGAAGTCCGCGCCGAACAACACGCCACGCTCGACATCCCCATCGGCACCATGATCGAAATTCCCCGCGCGTGCGTCACCGCCGGCGAAATCGCGCAGTACGCCGACTTCTTCAGCTTCGGCACCAACGACCTCACCCAGCTGACCTTCGGGTACTCCCGCGACGACGCGCAAGGCAAATTCATCCCGCAGTACCTGCAGGCCGGCATCCTCAAGCACGACCCGTTCGCCACGCTCGACACCGAAGGCGTCGGCGCGCTCGTCCGCATGGCCGTGCAGGCCGGACGCCGCACCAACCCGAACCTCAAGCTCGGCATCTGCGGCGAACACGGCGGCGACCCCGCCAGCGTCCGCTTCTTCCACGATGTCGGCCTCGACTACGTCTCGTGCAGCCCGTTCCGCGTGCCCATCGCGCGCCTCGCCGCCGCGCAGGCCAACGTCGACGCCGTGCAACACACCACCCGCTAA